The following proteins come from a genomic window of Polaribacter dokdonensis:
- a CDS encoding nuclear transport factor 2 family protein — translation MKKLALFVFAVSTLLACNTTNEKPSSNIDFTKDKQAVNSFMDDWHLAAAEANYENYFSKLDSTSIFIGTDASENWTKEEFEGFSKPYFDNGKAWEFKSLERNIYFNEDGSIAWFDELLKTWMGACRGSGVLEKNKNGWVLKHYVLSVAIPNEDIKEVIMAKRKNDSIFQNTFK, via the coding sequence ATGAAAAAATTAGCTCTTTTTGTATTTGCAGTATCAACCTTATTAGCTTGTAATACTACTAATGAAAAACCAAGTTCTAATATAGATTTTACCAAAGACAAACAAGCCGTAAATTCTTTTATGGATGATTGGCATTTGGCAGCTGCAGAAGCTAATTACGAAAATTATTTTTCGAAGTTAGATTCCACTTCAATTTTTATTGGGACAGATGCTTCTGAAAATTGGACTAAAGAGGAGTTTGAAGGTTTTAGCAAACCTTATTTTGATAATGGAAAAGCTTGGGAATTTAAAAGTTTAGAACGTAATATTTATTTTAACGAAGATGGTTCTATTGCTTGGTTTGATGAGTTATTAAAAACGTGGATGGGCGCTTGCAGAGGTTCAGGAGTTTTAGAAAAAAATAAAAATGGTTGGGTTTTAAAGCACTATGTGCTTTCTGTTGCAATACCTAATGAAGATATTAAAGAGGTAATTATGGCCAAAAGAAAAAACGATTCTATATTTCAGAATACTTTTAAATAG
- a CDS encoding efflux RND transporter permease subunit, translating to MNKNQQNKTDKEFKLSTWAINNKTTMYVAIFLILVLGISAYFSMPREDFPEIKETKIYISTLYPGNTAEDIEKLITDPLEDQLKGLSGVVEITSTSQEDYSMIIVEFDDDMNVEVAKQRVKDKLDTEKASEDWPTFNGAKVDPNAFDLSMSEEIPFLNINISGDYPLQKLKEFAEYLQDDIEDLSEVKQADIRGVQDKEVEIAVDIYKMMAVEVSFDDITTAIQRGNVTSSAGNLIASGQRRTIRILGEIDKPSDLENFVIKSERGNSIYLKDVATVTFREKDRTTFARKEGKQVVMLDVKKRAGKNMVAAAEKVKVLVEDAKAEYFPSNLEVTITNDLSDKTIGQVDDLVNNIIFGIILVVTVLMFFLGFKNALFVGFAIPMSMFMSLMILGAMGYTLNTMILFGLIMGLGMLVDNGIVVVENVYRLMDEEGMTRVEAAKKGIGEIAYPIIISTVTTVAAFVPLGLWPGLFGQFMIYFPITLSVVLGSSLVVAIFFNSVLVSQFMTTEDKEMPLKKIIRTSAIIAGIGIVILIFGGAYRGLGSVMVFTAIMLWAYRFVLRKAANYFQRNTLVWLENVYEKVLKGALKGWKPIGITIGTFLLLFAAFGGFGWSVGTQRTKIEFFPDNKPNQVVVYIEYPEGTDIYETNKITKEIEERVYSVLNQDLYMDGDRNFMVESSVSQVGEGAGNPQTDGGSAAEMPHKGKITASMRQYKYRRGLDSEELRQKVQESLTGIYPGVLISVEKDANGPPTGAPINIELEGNNYEELIATAEKMRAYVNTRNVPGIDELKIDVNKDKPSMKVIVDRKKAGELGVSTGQVGQQLRNAIFGAKAGIYKEDGDDYDINVRFQEDIRYNKSALFNQKITFRDMASGQVRAIPVSAVASQSNSSGFSAIKHRDTKRVVTVYSQLAPGYVDAAAVVDQIKEEMKNFEGKPENINIDYTGQIEEQNKQQAFLGGAFFKGLALIFFILIFQFNSVSKPGIIMIAIFLSFIGVFGGIVLTGSSFVIMMTMMGIISLAGIVVNNGVVLLDYTQLLIDRRKEKLGLEDNDYLPKKDLLEAVVKAGKARLRPVLLTAITTILGLIPLAIGLNIDFFSLFSEFDPKIYMGGDNVIFWGPLAWTVIYGLFVATFLTLIVVPILFYLITQFKMWLKKKTASNEEKAELAYTENVRIDEKNQL from the coding sequence ATGAATAAAAATCAACAAAATAAAACAGATAAAGAATTTAAGTTATCTACGTGGGCTATTAACAATAAAACCACAATGTATGTAGCTATTTTCTTGATTCTTGTTCTTGGTATCTCTGCCTACTTTAGTATGCCCAGAGAAGATTTTCCAGAAATTAAGGAAACCAAAATATACATCAGTACTTTATATCCAGGTAACACTGCAGAAGATATAGAAAAACTGATTACAGATCCACTAGAAGACCAATTAAAAGGTTTAAGTGGTGTTGTAGAAATAACCTCTACATCTCAAGAAGATTACTCTATGATTATTGTAGAGTTTGATGATGATATGAATGTGGAAGTTGCCAAGCAACGTGTAAAAGACAAATTAGATACAGAAAAAGCTTCTGAAGACTGGCCAACATTTAATGGTGCAAAAGTAGACCCAAATGCTTTTGATTTAAGTATGTCTGAAGAAATTCCGTTTTTAAACATCAACATTTCAGGAGATTATCCTTTACAGAAGTTAAAAGAATTTGCTGAGTATCTGCAAGATGATATCGAAGATTTATCAGAGGTAAAACAAGCAGATATTAGAGGTGTACAAGACAAAGAGGTAGAAATTGCTGTAGACATCTATAAAATGATGGCTGTAGAAGTTAGTTTTGATGATATTACAACTGCAATTCAAAGAGGAAATGTTACTTCATCTGCAGGTAACTTAATTGCAAGTGGGCAAAGAAGAACCATTAGAATTTTAGGAGAAATTGATAAACCATCAGACTTAGAAAACTTTGTAATAAAATCTGAAAGAGGTAATTCTATTTACCTAAAGGATGTTGCAACAGTTACTTTTAGAGAAAAAGACAGAACTACGTTTGCCAGAAAAGAAGGTAAACAAGTAGTAATGTTAGACGTTAAAAAACGTGCAGGAAAAAACATGGTTGCTGCTGCTGAAAAAGTGAAAGTTTTAGTAGAAGATGCAAAAGCAGAGTACTTTCCATCAAACTTAGAAGTAACTATTACCAATGATTTATCAGACAAAACAATTGGTCAAGTAGATGATTTAGTAAACAACATCATCTTTGGTATTATACTAGTAGTAACAGTTTTAATGTTTTTCTTAGGCTTTAAAAATGCACTATTTGTTGGTTTTGCAATACCAATGTCTATGTTTATGTCTTTAATGATTCTAGGAGCTATGGGTTATACCCTAAATACCATGATTCTTTTCGGATTAATTATGGGACTAGGAATGCTAGTAGATAATGGTATTGTTGTCGTAGAAAACGTATATCGTTTAATGGATGAAGAAGGTATGACAAGAGTTGAAGCTGCCAAAAAAGGTATTGGAGAAATTGCTTATCCTATTATTATATCTACAGTAACAACAGTAGCTGCCTTTGTTCCTTTAGGTTTATGGCCAGGTTTATTTGGACAATTCATGATCTATTTCCCAATTACACTATCTGTAGTTTTAGGTTCATCTTTAGTAGTAGCTATTTTCTTTAATTCAGTTTTAGTATCACAATTTATGACAACTGAAGACAAAGAAATGCCTTTAAAGAAAATAATTAGAACATCTGCCATTATTGCTGGTATAGGTATTGTTATCTTAATTTTTGGAGGTGCTTACAGAGGTTTAGGTTCTGTAATGGTTTTTACGGCTATTATGTTATGGGCTTATAGATTTGTGTTAAGAAAAGCAGCTAACTATTTTCAAAGAAATACTTTAGTTTGGTTAGAAAATGTATATGAAAAAGTATTAAAAGGAGCCTTAAAAGGATGGAAACCAATTGGAATTACCATTGGTACTTTCTTATTATTATTTGCTGCTTTTGGAGGTTTTGGATGGTCTGTAGGAACACAAAGAACTAAAATTGAGTTTTTTCCAGATAACAAACCAAATCAAGTTGTTGTTTATATAGAATATCCTGAAGGAACAGATATTTACGAAACCAATAAAATTACAAAAGAGATTGAAGAACGTGTGTACAGTGTCTTAAATCAAGATTTGTATATGGATGGAGATCGTAATTTTATGGTAGAAAGTTCGGTTTCTCAAGTTGGTGAAGGTGCAGGAAACCCACAAACAGATGGTGGTTCTGCAGCAGAAATGCCACATAAAGGTAAAATTACAGCTTCAATGCGTCAGTACAAATACAGACGTGGTTTAGATAGTGAAGAATTACGTCAAAAAGTACAAGAATCTTTAACTGGTATTTATCCTGGAGTATTGATTTCTGTAGAAAAAGATGCTAATGGACCACCAACAGGAGCTCCTATTAACATTGAATTAGAAGGTAATAATTACGAAGAACTAATTGCAACTGCAGAAAAAATGCGTGCATATGTTAATACTAGAAATGTACCTGGTATAGACGAATTAAAAATAGATGTAAATAAAGATAAACCATCTATGAAAGTAATTGTTGATCGAAAGAAAGCAGGTGAATTAGGTGTATCAACAGGTCAAGTTGGGCAACAATTACGTAATGCAATCTTTGGTGCTAAAGCTGGTATTTACAAAGAAGATGGAGATGATTATGACATCAACGTTCGTTTTCAAGAAGATATCAGGTACAATAAATCTGCATTATTTAATCAAAAAATTACATTTAGAGACATGGCTTCTGGTCAAGTAAGAGCTATACCTGTTTCTGCTGTAGCTTCACAAAGCAATAGTTCTGGTTTTAGTGCTATTAAGCATAGAGATACAAAACGTGTTGTAACTGTTTACTCTCAGCTAGCACCTGGTTATGTAGATGCTGCTGCAGTTGTAGATCAGATTAAAGAGGAAATGAAAAACTTTGAAGGGAAACCTGAGAACATCAACATAGATTATACAGGTCAAATAGAAGAGCAAAACAAGCAACAAGCCTTTTTGGGTGGAGCTTTCTTTAAAGGATTAGCGTTAATTTTCTTTATTTTGATTTTCCAATTCAACTCTGTTTCTAAACCAGGAATCATTATGATTGCTATTTTCTTAAGCTTTATTGGAGTTTTTGGAGGTATTGTTTTAACAGGTTCTTCTTTTGTTATTATGATGACAATGATGGGTATTATATCCTTAGCAGGTATTGTAGTAAACAATGGTGTTGTACTTCTAGATTACACCCAACTTTTAATTGATAGAAGAAAAGAAAAATTAGGCTTAGAAGATAATGACTACTTGCCTAAGAAAGATCTTTTAGAAGCTGTAGTTAAAGCTGGTAAAGCTCGTTTAAGACCTGTATTGTTAACAGCAATTACTACTATTTTAGGATTAATTCCTTTAGCAATTGGTTTAAATATAGACTTCTTCTCATTATTTAGTGAATTCGATCCAAAAATTTATATGGGAGGTGATAACGTAATTTTCTGGGGGCCTTTAGCTTGGACAGTTATTTACGGTCTATTTGTAGCTACATTCTTAACTTTAATTGTAGTACCAATCTTGTTTTACTTAATCACACAATTTAAAATGTGGTTAAAAAAGAAGACTGCAAGTAATGAAGAAAAAGCAGAATTAGCGTACACAGAAAATGTAAGAATTGATGAAAAAAATCAGTTATAA
- a CDS encoding regulatory protein RecX produces the protein MFKPKKKSFTVDEIKRKIEQFCVYQDRCHKEVEQKMRDYELIPEAREMILLSLMQDNFLNEERFAKSFARGKFRIKSWGKQRIIRELKFRDISTYNIKTALKEIDENEYLETIYRVTENRNNVISESDNYKRKKKLIDFLMRKGFENELIFKTVNEVLENTI, from the coding sequence ATGTTTAAACCTAAAAAGAAATCTTTTACTGTAGATGAAATTAAACGAAAAATAGAGCAGTTTTGCGTATATCAAGATAGGTGTCACAAAGAGGTTGAACAAAAAATGCGAGATTATGAGCTTATCCCAGAAGCTAGAGAAATGATTTTACTAAGTCTAATGCAAGATAATTTTCTGAACGAAGAACGTTTTGCAAAGAGTTTTGCCAGAGGTAAATTCAGAATTAAAAGTTGGGGAAAACAACGAATTATAAGAGAACTTAAATTTAGAGATATTTCTACTTACAATATTAAAACAGCACTAAAAGAAATTGACGAAAACGAATATTTAGAAACCATTTACAGAGTTACAGAAAATAGAAATAATGTTATTTCTGAGTCAGATAATTACAAAAGAAAAAAGAAATTAATCGATTTTTTAATGCGTAAAGGTTTTGAGAATGAGCTTATTTTTAAAACTGTAAACGAGGTTTTAGAAAACACTATTTAA